From Deinococcus humi, a single genomic window includes:
- a CDS encoding HNH endonuclease, which translates to MNGYRRVWDNTLKQQVYVHCLGRALVPGEVLHHLNGDQHDLRPENLLALSSQAAHKVVEQIERRRFRGMAPLFEPDELGLGSVDLAPDSSGRS; encoded by the coding sequence ATGAACGGGTACAGGCGGGTCTGGGACAACACGCTGAAACAGCAGGTGTACGTTCACTGCCTGGGCCGTGCGCTGGTGCCGGGGGAAGTGCTTCACCATCTGAACGGCGATCAGCACGATCTGCGCCCTGAGAACTTGTTGGCGCTTTCCAGCCAGGCCGCGCACAAGGTGGTGGAGCAGATTGAGCGCAGACGCTTCCGCGGGATGGCTCCCCTGTTTGAACCCGACGAGCTGGGGTTGGGGTCTGTTGATCTAGCGCCGGATTCGAGCGGACGGAGCTGA